From the Toxoplasma gondii ME49 chromosome VIIa, whole genome shotgun sequence genome, one window contains:
- a CDS encoding ATPase, AAA family protein (encoded by transcript TGME49_202580) gives MTQKQRSSAPSCDPPCPGQAIRAPPVSSHALSVVAWSRNSFRPPYQSPSSYPRVSSRRSRLSSGFSSPMFHRLVSPVVRLLLLLGLLSLSRLPSAFGAQYPSDSGSSLGSGFPPGKNGRGSDGSSDSGNGEGPGDLTPPALLDRHKPTATRQNFTDAASDLLDCVEQLAWMLQHPELSRVHLVACLLDMPGDTTVPTALEKAGGKSADLRKDMHNLLIRMPQSVTPLSYGEARSRSELKRVIIDAYNEAQSRGHRLVGVHDLVTALARCDRFRARLANVGTDVSVFLKLVTSAFIVHTEAEERKATPARTGSQEWIKTFGVDMTEQAKEGKIGTVTGREAEIEQITSVMSRMSKANCLLIGEPGVGKTAVVEGLAKRIVDGDVPDALLGVQVFSLDVGSLLSGSSMRGEFERRMKGILDYLFASDRSTILFIDEIHTLMGAGKADGPMDAANLLKPALARGALRVIGATTRAEYRKHIERDMAFARRFVTIEMKEPDVAKTITMLKGIRKNLENHHKLTITDGALVAAATLSDRYIKSRQLPDKAIDLIDDACAIKKVKSLRRLMNERAANEEKNDNGGSGDASSSANGDGEKKRDDLEKLEAEIAKEAEDADALTDADVADVVSLRTGIPVNKLTETDRQRLLSLPASLQAQVIGQEEAVEAVANAIIRSRAGLARRNAPIGTFLFLGSTGVGKTELAKALTAAIFHDEKNLIRLDMSEYSEPHTVARLVGSPPGYVSHDEGGQLTEAVRQRPHSVVLFDEIENAHPNVFAYLLQLLDEGRLTDMRGITVDFTNCVIIATSNIGAKHILAASEKAGDEASGKVTIGHFDSERQQLEHIADANAGAQVAEEVNGDKKDSTSPAQEKALARKKVANWKTQARAAVLAEAARVFKPQVLNRMTVIIFDPLTPQDLKRIFRLQQKGLADLLSEQRIDLVVEEDAVTFVVERAYSRHFGARRLKRFFDKNITGRLAPWILSGWLRSGMMLRIIVSKTRKNSLEAHICDVNSRGRCIKASRRARLLCTVKVPDPTKDAEDPL, from the exons ATGACGCAGAAGCAACGTTCGTCCGCCCCGTCCTGCGACCCGCCTTGCCCGGGTCAGGCGATCCGCGCGCCTCCCGTCTCGTCTCATGCGTTATCCGTTGTTGCTTGGTCCCGAAACTCCTTCCGACCCCCCTACCAATCGCCCTCGTCTTACccacgcgtttcttcccgtCGTTCTCGGCTCTCCTCTGGGTTCTCGTCCCCCATGTTTCACAGACTGGTCTCCCCCGTTGTTCGGCTACTGCTCCTGCTCGGCCTCCTGTCACTGTCGCGTCTCCCGAGCGCCTTCGGCGCTCAATACCCCTCGGATAGTGGAAGTTCTTTAGGCAGCGGCTTCCCTCCAGGTAAAAATGGCCGTGGAAGCGACGGTTCTTCTGACAGCGGAAATGGAGAAGGTCCAGGCGACCTGACGCCCCCCGCGCTCCTCGACCGCCACAAACCCACGGCAACGAGACAG AATTTCACCGATGCCGCAAGCGATCTCTTGGATTGCGTAGAGCAGCTCGCGTGGATGCTTCAACATCCTGAGCTCTCACGAGTGCACTTGGTCGCTTGTCTTCTTGACATGCCCGGCGACACCA CTGTGCCGACGGCCTTGGAGAAGGCTGGAGGCAAGTCTGCTGATCTACGCAAGGACATGCACAACCTTCTCATTCGCATGCCTCAGAGTGTG ACTCCGCTCTCCTACGGCGAGGCCCGATCACGCTCTGAGCTAAAGCGAGTCATCATCGACGCGTACAACGAAGCCCAGTCGCGTGGACATCGCCTCGTTGGTGTCCATGATCTCGTCACTGCTCTTGCGCGCTGCGACCGCTTTCGTGCTCGCTTGGCCAATGTCGGCACAGACGTCTCGGTCTTCCTCAA ATTAGTGACCAGCGCCTTCATCGTCCACACTGAAGCCGAAGAGCGGAAAGCCACTCCGGCGCGCACAGGAAGCCAAGAGTGGATCAAAACCTTTGGCGTGGACATGACTGAACAGGCGAAAGAGGGCAAAATTGGAACTGTCaccgggagagaagcggagatcGAACAGATCACCTCG GTTATGAGTCGCATGAGCAAAGCGAACTGCTTGTTGATTGGTGAACCGGGTGTGGGGAAGACGGCTGTCGTGGAAGGCCTGGCGAAGCGTATTGTCGAT GGGGACGTTCCGGACGCGCTTCTCGGAGTCCAAGTCTTCTCGCTGGACGTCggatctcttctctcaggtTCCTCGATGCGCGGGGAATTCGAGCGTCGCATGAAGGGCATTCTCGATTAC CTCTTCGCCAGCGACAGATCAACGATCCTTTTCATCGATGAAATCCACACGCTCATGGGAGCTGGAAAAGCAGACGGACCCATGGACGCCGCAAACTTGCTCAAGCCTGCACTCGCCAGGGGGGCTTTGAG AGTGATTGGTGCGACAACGCGGGCAGAGTATCGCAAGCATATCGAGAGGGACATGGCGTTTGCTCGTCGGTTCGTCACGATTGAGATGAAGGAGCCCGATGTCGCGAAAACCATCACCATGCTTAAGGGCATCCGAAAAAACCTAGAGAACCACCACAAACTCACCATTACCGACGGCGCCTTGGTTGCCGCCGCCACGCTCTCAGATCGCTACATCAAGAGCCGTCAACTTCCAGATAAAGCCATCGACCTG ATCGATGACGCCTGCGCCATCAAGAAAGTAAAGTCTCTGAGGCGCCTGATGAACGAACGCGcagcgaacgaggagaaaaatgACAACGGCGGAAGCGGCGACGCATCAAGTTCCGCGAACGgcgatggagagaaaaag CGCGACGACTTGGAAAAGCTCGAGGCAGAAATTGCAAAAGAGGCCGAAGACGCTGACGCGCTGACGGATGCAGACGTGGCTGATGTCGTCAGCTTGAGAACGGGCATTCCGGTGAATAAATTGACAGAAACCGATCGACAGCGCCTTCTCAGCCTTCCAGCAAGCCTCCAAGCG CAAGTTATCggacaagaagaagccgTGGAGGCAGTGGCAAATGCCATCATTCGCTCCCGAGCTGGTCTCGCTCGACGCAATGCTCCCATTGGcactttcctcttcctcggatCCACAG GTGTCGGAAAGACGGAGCTTGCCAAGGCGCTAACTGCGGCGATTTTCCACGACGAGAAAAACTTGATTCGACTGGACATGTCGGAATACTCCGAGCCCCACACTGTGGCGCGCCTCGTCGGAAGTCCCCCCGGCTACGTGAGCCACGACGAAGGTGGACAGCTGACGGAAGCGGTTCGTCAACGCCCTCACAGCGTCGTTCTGTTCGATGAAATCGAGAACGCCCATCCCAACGTCTTCGCGTATCTTCTCCAG cTTCTCGACGAAGGTCGCTTGACAGACATGAGAGGCATCACAGTGGACTTCACCAACTGCGTCATCATTGCCACGTCGAACATTGGAGCGAAACATATTCTCGCTGCCAGCGAAAAAGCTGGAG ACGAGGCGTCCGGCAAGGTCACGATTGGTCACTTTGACAGCGAGCGCCAGCAGCTGGAACATATTGCAGACGCGAACGCAGGAGCCCAAGTGGCAGAGGAAGTCAACGGGGACAAGAAAGACTCCACCAGTCCAGCTCAAGAAAAGGCTTTGGCGCGAAAGAAGGTGGCGAACTGGAAGACTCAAGCCAGAGCAGCCGTGCTTGCGGAAGCCGCCCGCGTCTTCAAGCCTCAAGTTCTCAACCGAATGACTGTTATC ATCTTCGATCCCCTTACACCTCAAGATTTGAAGCGCATTTTCCGCCTCCAGCAAAAAGGCTTGGCAGATCTGCTGTCAGAACAACGCATTGATCTGGTCGTCGAAGAGGACGCAGTAACTTTCGTCGTCGAGCGCGCGTACAGCCGCCATTTCGGAGCACGGCGTCTGAAGAG ATTCTTCGACAAGAACATCACGGGGCGTCTCGCTCCGTGGATTCTCTCCGGCTGGCTGCGGAGTGGCATGATGCTGCGAATCATCGTATCCAAGACTCGGAAGAACAGCCTTGAAGCGCAT ATTTGCGACGTCAACTCCCGGGGCAGATGCATCAAGGCGTCCAgacgcgcgcgtctcctctgcacCGTCAAGGTTCCAGACCCCAccaaagacgcagaagatcCTTTGTAA